Genomic DNA from Fimbriimonas ginsengisoli Gsoil 348:
CCGTTTGTTTTTGCTGCGACGACTGTCGGCCGGTTTGGGAAGGGGTGTGTTCCAAGACTTGCCGCGACCGTATTCGGCGGCATGGGTGCCCAACGGCTTAGGGTTTTGCCCAGAGACGCGGCCTGTGGTGGGGTTCTGCGACCGCCTGCCGGGGTCGGGGAGGGTTGGTCGCTCTTTGCCCGGGTCTGCTGACCCGGGGCTAATTTCTTTGATCCCTCCGGGATCGGGGAGGGTTGCAGGCGGTTGCCCCGGCTCCGCGACTGTGGAAGGCGACCGAGTCTAGGGCTCGGAAGGCGAGGCTGCGTTTACCCAGAGGATGTAGTCCGAGTCGATCGGCTCCACGCCGTGAAGCTTCAGGAGGCAGGCAATTTGCCCCCGGTGAAACGTGCCGTGGTTGATCACTTGGAGCAAGGTTTGCTCCACGGTGAGGATGAAAAGGCCGCGGCGGGTGTCGTTGCGGATCTCTTCGGCCAGTCGCTCCGGGGTCAAGGTCGGAACCATCTGCCGGTATCTCGCCGAAACTTCGCTTGCGTAAGACGCCGCTTCGGCAGGGGTGGAGAACGAATCCGGAACGACGTCGGGAACCGGCTCGCCCATGATACGCGCTCGGTAACGGTCACTCGCTCCGAGCATGTGGATGCATTGCTGCCTCACCGAACTCAATTCTCCCGCGAATTCATGGGTGAATTGCGCCTCCGTCAGGGCCGAGACCGAGGCGAACATCTGGTCGGTGGCCCACTGGTCGTACCGGAGCAAATCAAGGATGGGAAGTTCGGCGCCCATGTCCGTTAATTTAGCATTTGGAGTTGGCTGGGTTAACCGGCCGTCTTAGTTCAAAAGAGCGGAGTTGTGAAAACTTAACGCGATCCGAAAAGCGTCACTTATGCAGGTCAATGATTACTTCCATGATCTTCGCCCTCCTACACGTTGGAGGCCACGTTCTGCATCCGGCAGCGCCGGTCTCTCCATTGTGGGAAGAGACGCCGATGGAGCAATTGAATCCCGGATACCACCCGATGATCCGGTTCGGCTCTTGGGAGATCACGCGATTTAACCGGTCGACTACGTACATGTTCCTGACGCCCGACATGGTCCAGCAGGGGCAGTTTCAGGCGAACGGAAACCGTTACTTCTTCCGAGCTGTGATGGCCAACGAGTTGGAGAACGCGGATAAGGACAAGCTGATCGCGGACATGGATGGCGGAACGGCCCGCGGCTTCAACGAAGCGTACGCCCGGTCGATGTCCAACTTCGAAGGCAACTATGATCGCTCCACCAATACGCTCACCATTAGTTACCCCGTGAAAGGGATGCTGCGGACCTTCCAACTCCATCCCACCAACCAGGGCGACGACCGGCTCCCGATGGCGGCTTCGGGTGCCGAGAGGGGCTTGGTTGGTCTGTGGCAGGCCC
This window encodes:
- a CDS encoding DinB family protein, whose protein sequence is MGAELPILDLLRYDQWATDQMFASVSALTEAQFTHEFAGELSSVRQQCIHMLGASDRYRARIMGEPVPDVVPDSFSTPAEAASYASEVSARYRQMVPTLTPERLAEEIRNDTRRGLFILTVEQTLLQVINHGTFHRGQIACLLKLHGVEPIDSDYILWVNAASPSEP